One window from the genome of Grus americana isolate bGruAme1 chromosome 2, bGruAme1.mat, whole genome shotgun sequence encodes:
- the SLC4A2 gene encoding anion exchange protein 2 isoform X6 has translation MGGARGSHAVSRAGAGGAPCPPARCPGPPGSFGRVEAAPPPPAGISPGPRPLLTPARPRSQLSRLCRPRRRTSGPSRHPAAPPGPALALALAAFPCQTRLSGWRLPQDAAGGGRAGITLPQRFIPWCLFLLQQVPERREAAPCSSLPAPDPDSDPRQPEQEAPGAGSPVFGEEEEERDLNKALGVERFEEILCDAHPRNAEEAGRSYGEEDFEYHRQSSHHIHHPLSTHLPPDTRRKKGVPKKGKKKHRRASVPGETPTIEEAEEDEDEACDTETERSAEELRQPGPPEAVQFFLQEDEVTDRRAEEPVSPAVLPGSPPEPRGSTSPREARAGSPDVEEGVSVQGAAAAEAGSPGRPVPKSQLGHRSYNLHERRRIGSMTGAEQARYQKMPTDESEAQTLASADLDYMKSHRFEDVPGVRRHLVRKSAKAQVVHVSKDHKEPSTRHRKQDRQPHEVFVELNELVVDKNQELQWKETARWIKFEEDVEEETDRWGKPHVASLSFRSLLELRKTLSHGAVLLDLDQKTLPGVAHQVVEQMVITDQIRAEDRANVLRALLLKHSHPSDEKDFSFPRNISAGSLGSLLVHHHSTNHVAEGSEPAVTEPLIAGHAVEHDTRVDVEREREVLTPTPPAGITRSKSKHELKLLEKIPDNAEATVVLVGCVEFLDQPTMAFVRLQEAVELDSVLEVPVPVRFLFVLLGPSSTHMDYHEIGRSISTLMSDKQFHEAAYLADDRHDLLNAINEFLDCSVVLPPSEVQGEELLRSVAHFQREMLKKREEQERRLLLEPKSPEEKALLKLKVVEGEGEEEDDPLRRTGRPFGGLIRDVRRRYPKYLSDFRDALNPQCIAAVIFIYFAALSPAITFGGLLGEKTQDLIGVSELIISTSLQGVLFCLLGAQPLLVIGFSGPLLVFEEAFFTFCTSNELEYLVGRVWIGFWLILIVLVMVAFEGSFLVRFVSRFTQEIFAFLISLIFIYETFSKLAKIFQEHPLHGCLRANGTGTEGEAWRNASVAPANGTAGRAAAKVTGQPNTALLSLVLMAGTFFIAFFLRKFKNSRFFPGRVRGAGGTARALRGALGSGGSSGTLGCPLPSW, from the exons ATGGGGGGAGCCCGGGGGTCGCACGCCGTGTCccgggcaggggcggggggggctccgTGCCCCCCTGCACGCTGTCCTGGGCCCCCCGGCTCCTTCGGCCGGGTGgaagcagccccccccccgccggctgGCATCTCCCCGGGCCCCCGGCCCCTGCTGACCCCCGCTCGCCCCCGCTCGCAGCTCTCCCGGCTCTGCCGGCCGCGGCGTCGCACCTCGGGCCCTTCCCGCCATCCTGCTGCGCCGCCGGGGCCGGCTCTGGCTCTGGCTCTGGCAGCGTTCCCGTGTCAGACCCGGCTCTCGGGGTGGCGGTTGCCCCAGGACGCCGCGGGCGGTGGGAGAGCCGGGATCACGCTGCCGCAGCGCTTCATCCCTTggtgtctttttcttttgcagcaggTGCCGGAGCGACGCGAGGCGGCTCCATGCTCTTCCCTCCCGGCTCCTGACCCCGACAGCGACCCTCGGCAG CCTGAGCAGGAGGCGCCGGGCGCTGGCTCGCCCGTGttcggggaggaggaggaggagagggacctGAACAAGGCGCTGGGCGTGGAGCGCTTCGAGGAGATCCTGTGCGACGCACACCCCCGCAACGCGGAGGAGGCCGGGCGCAGCTACGGCGAGGAGGACTTCGAGT ACCACCGCCAGTCGTCCCACCACATCCACCACCCGCTCTCCACGCACCTGCCCCCCGACACCCGCCGCAAGAAGGGGGTGCCgaaaaagggcaagaagaagCACCGCCGCGCCTCCGTCCCTGGCGAGACCCCCACCATCGAGGAGGCCgaagaggatgaggatgaggcGTGCGACACAGAGACGGAGCGGTCGGCGGAGGAGCTCCGGCAGCCTGGCCCGCCCGAGGCAGTGCAg TTCTTCCTGCAGGAGGACGAGGTGACCGACCGCCGGGCAGAGGAGCCGGTGTCCCCCGCGGTGCTGCCCGGCTCCCCCCCAGAGCCCCGTGGGTCCACGTCCCCCAGGGAAGCCCGGGCAGGCAG CCCCGATGTGGAGGAGGGAGTTTCGGTGCAGGGAGCGGCCGCCGCCGAGGCTGGCTCCCCCGGTCGCCCCGTTCCCAAGTCGCAGCTGGGGCACCGCAGCTACAACCTGCACGAGCGGCGGCGGATCGGCAGCATGACGGGCGCGGAGCAGGCTCGGTACCAGAAGATGCCGACAGACGAGTCAGAGGCCCAGACGCTGGCCTCGGCTGACCTGGACTACATGAAGA GTCACCGCTTCGAGGACGTGCCGGGGGTGCGCCGGCATCTCGTCCGGAAGAGCGCCAAGGCGCAGGTGGTCCACGTCAGCAAGGACCACAAGGAGCCCAGCACGCGGCACCGCAAGCAGGACCGGCAGCCCCATGAG gtgttcGTGGAGCTGAACGAGCTGGTGGTGGACAAGAACCAGGAGCTGCAGTGGAAGGAGACAGCGCGTTGGATCAAGTTTGAGGAGGACGTGGAGGAGGAGACAGACCGCTGGGGCAAGCCGCACGTGGCCTCCCTGTCCTTCCGCAGCCTCCTGGAGCTGCGCAAGACCCTGTCCCACG GGGCCGTGCTCCTCGACCTGGACCAGAAGACGCTGCCGGGGGTGGCTCACCAGGTGGTGGAGCAGATGGTCATCACCGACCAGATCCGGGCCGAGGACCGTGCCAACGTGCTGCGGGCGCTGCTGCTCAAGCACAG CCACCCAAGCGACGAGAAGGACTTCTCCTTCCCCCGAAACATCTCGGctggcagcctgggctcccTGCTCGTGCACCACCACAGCACCAACCACGTGGCCGAGGGCAGCGAGCCGGCCGTCACCGAGCCCCTCATTGCCGGGCACGCCGTGGAGCACGACACGCGGGTCGACGTGGAGCGGGAG AGGGAGGTCCTCACCCCCACGCCCCCGGCTGGCATCACTCGCTCCAAGTCCAAGCACGAGCTGAAGCTGCTGGAGAAGATACCCGACAATGCCGAGGCCACGGTGGTGCTTGTGG gCTGCGTGGAGTTCCTGGACCAGCCCACCATGGCCTTCGTGCGGCTGCAGGAGGCGGTGGAGCTGGACTCGGTGCTGGAGGTGCCCGTCCCTGTGCGGTTCCTCTTCGTGCTGCtgggccccagcagcacccacatgGACTACCACGAGATCGGGCGCTCCATCTCCACCCTCATGTCCGACAAG CAATTCCACGAGGCCGCGTACCTGGCCGACGACCGCCACGACCTCCTCAACGCCATCAACGAGTTCCTGGACTGCAGCGTGGTGCTGCCGCCCTCCGAGGTGCAGGGCGAGGAGCTGCTGCGCAGCGTCGCCCACTTCCAGCGCGAGATGctgaagaagagggaggagcaggagcggcggctgctgctggagcccaAGTCCCCGGAGGAGAAAG CGCTGCTAAAGCTGAAGGTGGTGGAGGGCGAgggcgaggaggaggatgatCCCCTGCGGCGCACGGGCCGGCCCTTTGGGGGGCTGATCCGGGACGTGCGGCGGCGGTACCCCAAGTACCTGAGCGACTTCAGGGACGCGCTGAACCCCCAGTGCATCGCGGCCGTCATCTTCATCTACTTCGCCGCGCTGTCACCGGCCATCACCTTCGGAGGGCTGCTGG GGGAGAAGACGCAGGACCTGATCGGGGTGTCTGAGCTGATCATCTCCACGTCGCTGCAGGGCGTGCTCTTCTGCCTGCTGGGTGCCCAGCCCCTGCTCGTCATCGGCTTCTCGGGGCCCCTGCTCGTCTTCGAGGAGGCTTTCTTCACG TTCTGCACGTCCAACGAGCTGGAGTACCTGGTGGGGCGCGTCTGGATCGGTTTCTGGCTCATCCTCATCGTGCTGGTCATGGTGGCCTTCGAGGGCAGCTTCCTGGTGCGCTTCGTCTCTCGCTTCACCCAGGAGATCTTCGCCTTCCTCATCTCCCTCATCTTCATCTACGAGACCTTCTCCAAGCTGGCCAAG ATCTTCCAGGAGCACCCCCTGCACGGCTGCCTGCGGGCGAACGGCACGGGCACCGAGGGAGAGGCGTGGAGGAACGCCAGCGTGGCCCCGGCCAACGGCACGGCCGGCCGCGCCGCAGCCAAGGTGACGGGGCAGCCCAACACGGCGCTGCTCTCGCTGGTGCTCATGGCCGGCACCTTCTTCATCGCCTTCTTCCTGCGCAAGTTCAAGAACAGCCGGTTCTTCCCCGGACGGGTGCGTGGGGCAGGCGGGACGGCGCGGGCACTGCGTGGGGCCCTGGG ATCCGGCGGCTCATCGGGGACTTTGGGGTGCCCATTGCCATCCTGGTGA
- the SLC4A2 gene encoding anion exchange protein 2 isoform X1 — protein MGGARGSHAVSRAGAGGAPCPPARCPGPPGSFGRVEAAPPPPAGISPGPRPLLTPARPRSQLSRLCRPRRRTSGPSRHPAAPPGPALALALAAFPCQTRLSGWRLPQDAAGGGRAGITLPQRFIPWCLFLLQQVPERREAAPCSSLPAPDPDSDPRQPEQEAPGAGSPVFGEEEEERDLNKALGVERFEEILCDAHPRNAEEAGRSYGEEDFEYHRQSSHHIHHPLSTHLPPDTRRKKGVPKKGKKKHRRASVPGETPTIEEAEEDEDEACDTETERSAEELRQPGPPEAVQFFLQEDEVTDRRAEEPVSPAVLPGSPPEPRGSTSPREARAGSPDVEEGVSVQGAAAAEAGSPGRPVPKSQLGHRSYNLHERRRIGSMTGAEQARYQKMPTDESEAQTLASADLDYMKSHRFEDVPGVRRHLVRKSAKAQVVHVSKDHKEPSTRHRKQDRQPHEVFVELNELVVDKNQELQWKETARWIKFEEDVEEETDRWGKPHVASLSFRSLLELRKTLSHGAVLLDLDQKTLPGVAHQVVEQMVITDQIRAEDRANVLRALLLKHSHPSDEKDFSFPRNISAGSLGSLLVHHHSTNHVAEGSEPAVTEPLIAGHAVEHDTRVDVEREREVLTPTPPAGITRSKSKHELKLLEKIPDNAEATVVLVGCVEFLDQPTMAFVRLQEAVELDSVLEVPVPVRFLFVLLGPSSTHMDYHEIGRSISTLMSDKQFHEAAYLADDRHDLLNAINEFLDCSVVLPPSEVQGEELLRSVAHFQREMLKKREEQERRLLLEPKSPEEKALLKLKVVEGEGEEEDDPLRRTGRPFGGLIRDVRRRYPKYLSDFRDALNPQCIAAVIFIYFAALSPAITFGGLLGEKTQDLIGVSELIISTSLQGVLFCLLGAQPLLVIGFSGPLLVFEEAFFTFCTSNELEYLVGRVWIGFWLILIVLVMVAFEGSFLVRFVSRFTQEIFAFLISLIFIYETFSKLAKIFQEHPLHGCLRANGTGTEGEAWRNASVAPANGTAGRAAAKVTGQPNTALLSLVLMAGTFFIAFFLRKFKNSRFFPGRIRRLIGDFGVPIAILVMVLVDYSIQDTYTQKLSVPSGFSVTAPDKRGWVINPLGEKSDFPVWMMVASGLPAVLVFILIFMETQITTLIISKKERMLQKGSGFHLDLLLIVAMGGFFALFGLPWLAAATVRSVTHANALTVMSKAVAPGDKPKIQEVKEQRVTGLLVAVLVGLSIVIGDLLRQIPLAVLFGIFLYMGVTSLNGIQFYERLQLLLMPPKHHPDVTYVKKVRTLRMHLFTGLQLACLAVLWAVMSTVASLAFPFILILTVPLRMCLLSRIFTDREMKCLDADEAEPIFDEREGVDEYNEMPMPV, from the exons ATGGGGGGAGCCCGGGGGTCGCACGCCGTGTCccgggcaggggcggggggggctccgTGCCCCCCTGCACGCTGTCCTGGGCCCCCCGGCTCCTTCGGCCGGGTGgaagcagccccccccccgccggctgGCATCTCCCCGGGCCCCCGGCCCCTGCTGACCCCCGCTCGCCCCCGCTCGCAGCTCTCCCGGCTCTGCCGGCCGCGGCGTCGCACCTCGGGCCCTTCCCGCCATCCTGCTGCGCCGCCGGGGCCGGCTCTGGCTCTGGCTCTGGCAGCGTTCCCGTGTCAGACCCGGCTCTCGGGGTGGCGGTTGCCCCAGGACGCCGCGGGCGGTGGGAGAGCCGGGATCACGCTGCCGCAGCGCTTCATCCCTTggtgtctttttcttttgcagcaggTGCCGGAGCGACGCGAGGCGGCTCCATGCTCTTCCCTCCCGGCTCCTGACCCCGACAGCGACCCTCGGCAG CCTGAGCAGGAGGCGCCGGGCGCTGGCTCGCCCGTGttcggggaggaggaggaggagagggacctGAACAAGGCGCTGGGCGTGGAGCGCTTCGAGGAGATCCTGTGCGACGCACACCCCCGCAACGCGGAGGAGGCCGGGCGCAGCTACGGCGAGGAGGACTTCGAGT ACCACCGCCAGTCGTCCCACCACATCCACCACCCGCTCTCCACGCACCTGCCCCCCGACACCCGCCGCAAGAAGGGGGTGCCgaaaaagggcaagaagaagCACCGCCGCGCCTCCGTCCCTGGCGAGACCCCCACCATCGAGGAGGCCgaagaggatgaggatgaggcGTGCGACACAGAGACGGAGCGGTCGGCGGAGGAGCTCCGGCAGCCTGGCCCGCCCGAGGCAGTGCAg TTCTTCCTGCAGGAGGACGAGGTGACCGACCGCCGGGCAGAGGAGCCGGTGTCCCCCGCGGTGCTGCCCGGCTCCCCCCCAGAGCCCCGTGGGTCCACGTCCCCCAGGGAAGCCCGGGCAGGCAG CCCCGATGTGGAGGAGGGAGTTTCGGTGCAGGGAGCGGCCGCCGCCGAGGCTGGCTCCCCCGGTCGCCCCGTTCCCAAGTCGCAGCTGGGGCACCGCAGCTACAACCTGCACGAGCGGCGGCGGATCGGCAGCATGACGGGCGCGGAGCAGGCTCGGTACCAGAAGATGCCGACAGACGAGTCAGAGGCCCAGACGCTGGCCTCGGCTGACCTGGACTACATGAAGA GTCACCGCTTCGAGGACGTGCCGGGGGTGCGCCGGCATCTCGTCCGGAAGAGCGCCAAGGCGCAGGTGGTCCACGTCAGCAAGGACCACAAGGAGCCCAGCACGCGGCACCGCAAGCAGGACCGGCAGCCCCATGAG gtgttcGTGGAGCTGAACGAGCTGGTGGTGGACAAGAACCAGGAGCTGCAGTGGAAGGAGACAGCGCGTTGGATCAAGTTTGAGGAGGACGTGGAGGAGGAGACAGACCGCTGGGGCAAGCCGCACGTGGCCTCCCTGTCCTTCCGCAGCCTCCTGGAGCTGCGCAAGACCCTGTCCCACG GGGCCGTGCTCCTCGACCTGGACCAGAAGACGCTGCCGGGGGTGGCTCACCAGGTGGTGGAGCAGATGGTCATCACCGACCAGATCCGGGCCGAGGACCGTGCCAACGTGCTGCGGGCGCTGCTGCTCAAGCACAG CCACCCAAGCGACGAGAAGGACTTCTCCTTCCCCCGAAACATCTCGGctggcagcctgggctcccTGCTCGTGCACCACCACAGCACCAACCACGTGGCCGAGGGCAGCGAGCCGGCCGTCACCGAGCCCCTCATTGCCGGGCACGCCGTGGAGCACGACACGCGGGTCGACGTGGAGCGGGAG AGGGAGGTCCTCACCCCCACGCCCCCGGCTGGCATCACTCGCTCCAAGTCCAAGCACGAGCTGAAGCTGCTGGAGAAGATACCCGACAATGCCGAGGCCACGGTGGTGCTTGTGG gCTGCGTGGAGTTCCTGGACCAGCCCACCATGGCCTTCGTGCGGCTGCAGGAGGCGGTGGAGCTGGACTCGGTGCTGGAGGTGCCCGTCCCTGTGCGGTTCCTCTTCGTGCTGCtgggccccagcagcacccacatgGACTACCACGAGATCGGGCGCTCCATCTCCACCCTCATGTCCGACAAG CAATTCCACGAGGCCGCGTACCTGGCCGACGACCGCCACGACCTCCTCAACGCCATCAACGAGTTCCTGGACTGCAGCGTGGTGCTGCCGCCCTCCGAGGTGCAGGGCGAGGAGCTGCTGCGCAGCGTCGCCCACTTCCAGCGCGAGATGctgaagaagagggaggagcaggagcggcggctgctgctggagcccaAGTCCCCGGAGGAGAAAG CGCTGCTAAAGCTGAAGGTGGTGGAGGGCGAgggcgaggaggaggatgatCCCCTGCGGCGCACGGGCCGGCCCTTTGGGGGGCTGATCCGGGACGTGCGGCGGCGGTACCCCAAGTACCTGAGCGACTTCAGGGACGCGCTGAACCCCCAGTGCATCGCGGCCGTCATCTTCATCTACTTCGCCGCGCTGTCACCGGCCATCACCTTCGGAGGGCTGCTGG GGGAGAAGACGCAGGACCTGATCGGGGTGTCTGAGCTGATCATCTCCACGTCGCTGCAGGGCGTGCTCTTCTGCCTGCTGGGTGCCCAGCCCCTGCTCGTCATCGGCTTCTCGGGGCCCCTGCTCGTCTTCGAGGAGGCTTTCTTCACG TTCTGCACGTCCAACGAGCTGGAGTACCTGGTGGGGCGCGTCTGGATCGGTTTCTGGCTCATCCTCATCGTGCTGGTCATGGTGGCCTTCGAGGGCAGCTTCCTGGTGCGCTTCGTCTCTCGCTTCACCCAGGAGATCTTCGCCTTCCTCATCTCCCTCATCTTCATCTACGAGACCTTCTCCAAGCTGGCCAAG ATCTTCCAGGAGCACCCCCTGCACGGCTGCCTGCGGGCGAACGGCACGGGCACCGAGGGAGAGGCGTGGAGGAACGCCAGCGTGGCCCCGGCCAACGGCACGGCCGGCCGCGCCGCAGCCAAGGTGACGGGGCAGCCCAACACGGCGCTGCTCTCGCTGGTGCTCATGGCCGGCACCTTCTTCATCGCCTTCTTCCTGCGCAAGTTCAAGAACAGCCGGTTCTTCCCCGGACGG ATCCGGCGGCTCATCGGGGACTTTGGGGTGCCCATTGCCATCCTGGTGATGGTGCTGGTGGACTACAGCATCCAGGACACCTACACGCAG AAGCTGAGCGTGCCCAGCGGGTTCTCGGTGACGGCCCCGGACAAGCGGGGCTGGGTGATCAACCCCCTGGGCGAGAAGAGCGACTTCCCCGTCTGGATGATGGTGGCCAGCGGCCTCCCCGCCGTCCTCGTCTTCATCCTCATCTTCATGGAGACGCAGATCACCAC GCTGATCATCAGCAAGAAGGAGCGGATGCTGCAGAAGGGCTCTGGGTTCCACCTTGACCTCCTGCTCATCGTGGCCATGGGCGGCTTCTTCGCGCTCTTCGGGCTGCCGTGGCTCGCCGCGGCCACGGTGCGCTCCGTCACGCACGCCAACGCCCTCACCGTCATGAGCAAGGCTGTGGCGCCCGGGGACAAGCCCAAGATCCAGGAGGTGAAGGAGCAGCGGGTCACCGGGCTCCTGGTGGCCGTGCTCGTCG GCCTGTCCATCGTCATCGGGGACCTGCTGCGGCAGATCCCGCTGGCCGTGCTCTTCGGGATCTTCCTCTACATGGGCGTCACCTCCCTCAACGGCATCCAGTTCTACGAGcgcctgcagctgctgctgatgCCCCCCAAGCACCACCCCGACGTCACCTACGTCAAAAAG GTGCGCACACTGCGCATGCACCTCTTCACCGGGCTGCAGCTGGCGTGTCTGGCCGTGCTCTGGGCCGTCATGTCCACAGTGGCCTCCCTGGCCTTCCCCTTCATCCTCATCCTCACGGTGCCACTCCGCATGTGCCTGCTCAGCCGCATCTTCACCGACCGTGAGATGAAGTGT CTGGACGCAGACGAAGCTGAGCCCATCTTCGACGAGCGGGAAGGTGTGGACGAGTACAACGAAATGCCGATGCCGGTGTGA
- the SLC4A2 gene encoding anion exchange protein 2 isoform X4 — translation MTHSQVSSEIHHIVSSAFQSPEQEAPGAGSPVFGEEEEERDLNKALGVERFEEILCDAHPRNAEEAGRSYGEEDFEYHRQSSHHIHHPLSTHLPPDTRRKKGVPKKGKKKHRRASVPGETPTIEEAEEDEDEACDTETERSAEELRQPGPPEAVQFFLQEDEVTDRRAEEPVSPAVLPGSPPEPRGSTSPREARAGSPDVEEGVSVQGAAAAEAGSPGRPVPKSQLGHRSYNLHERRRIGSMTGAEQARYQKMPTDESEAQTLASADLDYMKSHRFEDVPGVRRHLVRKSAKAQVVHVSKDHKEPSTRHRKQDRQPHEVFVELNELVVDKNQELQWKETARWIKFEEDVEEETDRWGKPHVASLSFRSLLELRKTLSHGAVLLDLDQKTLPGVAHQVVEQMVITDQIRAEDRANVLRALLLKHSHPSDEKDFSFPRNISAGSLGSLLVHHHSTNHVAEGSEPAVTEPLIAGHAVEHDTRVDVEREREVLTPTPPAGITRSKSKHELKLLEKIPDNAEATVVLVGCVEFLDQPTMAFVRLQEAVELDSVLEVPVPVRFLFVLLGPSSTHMDYHEIGRSISTLMSDKQFHEAAYLADDRHDLLNAINEFLDCSVVLPPSEVQGEELLRSVAHFQREMLKKREEQERRLLLEPKSPEEKALLKLKVVEGEGEEEDDPLRRTGRPFGGLIRDVRRRYPKYLSDFRDALNPQCIAAVIFIYFAALSPAITFGGLLGEKTQDLIGVSELIISTSLQGVLFCLLGAQPLLVIGFSGPLLVFEEAFFTFCTSNELEYLVGRVWIGFWLILIVLVMVAFEGSFLVRFVSRFTQEIFAFLISLIFIYETFSKLAKIFQEHPLHGCLRANGTGTEGEAWRNASVAPANGTAGRAAAKVTGQPNTALLSLVLMAGTFFIAFFLRKFKNSRFFPGRIRRLIGDFGVPIAILVMVLVDYSIQDTYTQKLSVPSGFSVTAPDKRGWVINPLGEKSDFPVWMMVASGLPAVLVFILIFMETQITTLIISKKERMLQKGSGFHLDLLLIVAMGGFFALFGLPWLAAATVRSVTHANALTVMSKAVAPGDKPKIQEVKEQRVTGLLVAVLVGLSIVIGDLLRQIPLAVLFGIFLYMGVTSLNGIQFYERLQLLLMPPKHHPDVTYVKKVRTLRMHLFTGLQLACLAVLWAVMSTVASLAFPFILILTVPLRMCLLSRIFTDREMKCLDADEAEPIFDEREGVDEYNEMPMPV, via the exons ATGACACACTCCCAGGTGTCCTCCGAGATCCACCACATCGTCTCCTCCGCCTTCCAGAGC CCTGAGCAGGAGGCGCCGGGCGCTGGCTCGCCCGTGttcggggaggaggaggaggagagggacctGAACAAGGCGCTGGGCGTGGAGCGCTTCGAGGAGATCCTGTGCGACGCACACCCCCGCAACGCGGAGGAGGCCGGGCGCAGCTACGGCGAGGAGGACTTCGAGT ACCACCGCCAGTCGTCCCACCACATCCACCACCCGCTCTCCACGCACCTGCCCCCCGACACCCGCCGCAAGAAGGGGGTGCCgaaaaagggcaagaagaagCACCGCCGCGCCTCCGTCCCTGGCGAGACCCCCACCATCGAGGAGGCCgaagaggatgaggatgaggcGTGCGACACAGAGACGGAGCGGTCGGCGGAGGAGCTCCGGCAGCCTGGCCCGCCCGAGGCAGTGCAg TTCTTCCTGCAGGAGGACGAGGTGACCGACCGCCGGGCAGAGGAGCCGGTGTCCCCCGCGGTGCTGCCCGGCTCCCCCCCAGAGCCCCGTGGGTCCACGTCCCCCAGGGAAGCCCGGGCAGGCAG CCCCGATGTGGAGGAGGGAGTTTCGGTGCAGGGAGCGGCCGCCGCCGAGGCTGGCTCCCCCGGTCGCCCCGTTCCCAAGTCGCAGCTGGGGCACCGCAGCTACAACCTGCACGAGCGGCGGCGGATCGGCAGCATGACGGGCGCGGAGCAGGCTCGGTACCAGAAGATGCCGACAGACGAGTCAGAGGCCCAGACGCTGGCCTCGGCTGACCTGGACTACATGAAGA GTCACCGCTTCGAGGACGTGCCGGGGGTGCGCCGGCATCTCGTCCGGAAGAGCGCCAAGGCGCAGGTGGTCCACGTCAGCAAGGACCACAAGGAGCCCAGCACGCGGCACCGCAAGCAGGACCGGCAGCCCCATGAG gtgttcGTGGAGCTGAACGAGCTGGTGGTGGACAAGAACCAGGAGCTGCAGTGGAAGGAGACAGCGCGTTGGATCAAGTTTGAGGAGGACGTGGAGGAGGAGACAGACCGCTGGGGCAAGCCGCACGTGGCCTCCCTGTCCTTCCGCAGCCTCCTGGAGCTGCGCAAGACCCTGTCCCACG GGGCCGTGCTCCTCGACCTGGACCAGAAGACGCTGCCGGGGGTGGCTCACCAGGTGGTGGAGCAGATGGTCATCACCGACCAGATCCGGGCCGAGGACCGTGCCAACGTGCTGCGGGCGCTGCTGCTCAAGCACAG CCACCCAAGCGACGAGAAGGACTTCTCCTTCCCCCGAAACATCTCGGctggcagcctgggctcccTGCTCGTGCACCACCACAGCACCAACCACGTGGCCGAGGGCAGCGAGCCGGCCGTCACCGAGCCCCTCATTGCCGGGCACGCCGTGGAGCACGACACGCGGGTCGACGTGGAGCGGGAG AGGGAGGTCCTCACCCCCACGCCCCCGGCTGGCATCACTCGCTCCAAGTCCAAGCACGAGCTGAAGCTGCTGGAGAAGATACCCGACAATGCCGAGGCCACGGTGGTGCTTGTGG gCTGCGTGGAGTTCCTGGACCAGCCCACCATGGCCTTCGTGCGGCTGCAGGAGGCGGTGGAGCTGGACTCGGTGCTGGAGGTGCCCGTCCCTGTGCGGTTCCTCTTCGTGCTGCtgggccccagcagcacccacatgGACTACCACGAGATCGGGCGCTCCATCTCCACCCTCATGTCCGACAAG CAATTCCACGAGGCCGCGTACCTGGCCGACGACCGCCACGACCTCCTCAACGCCATCAACGAGTTCCTGGACTGCAGCGTGGTGCTGCCGCCCTCCGAGGTGCAGGGCGAGGAGCTGCTGCGCAGCGTCGCCCACTTCCAGCGCGAGATGctgaagaagagggaggagcaggagcggcggctgctgctggagcccaAGTCCCCGGAGGAGAAAG CGCTGCTAAAGCTGAAGGTGGTGGAGGGCGAgggcgaggaggaggatgatCCCCTGCGGCGCACGGGCCGGCCCTTTGGGGGGCTGATCCGGGACGTGCGGCGGCGGTACCCCAAGTACCTGAGCGACTTCAGGGACGCGCTGAACCCCCAGTGCATCGCGGCCGTCATCTTCATCTACTTCGCCGCGCTGTCACCGGCCATCACCTTCGGAGGGCTGCTGG GGGAGAAGACGCAGGACCTGATCGGGGTGTCTGAGCTGATCATCTCCACGTCGCTGCAGGGCGTGCTCTTCTGCCTGCTGGGTGCCCAGCCCCTGCTCGTCATCGGCTTCTCGGGGCCCCTGCTCGTCTTCGAGGAGGCTTTCTTCACG TTCTGCACGTCCAACGAGCTGGAGTACCTGGTGGGGCGCGTCTGGATCGGTTTCTGGCTCATCCTCATCGTGCTGGTCATGGTGGCCTTCGAGGGCAGCTTCCTGGTGCGCTTCGTCTCTCGCTTCACCCAGGAGATCTTCGCCTTCCTCATCTCCCTCATCTTCATCTACGAGACCTTCTCCAAGCTGGCCAAG ATCTTCCAGGAGCACCCCCTGCACGGCTGCCTGCGGGCGAACGGCACGGGCACCGAGGGAGAGGCGTGGAGGAACGCCAGCGTGGCCCCGGCCAACGGCACGGCCGGCCGCGCCGCAGCCAAGGTGACGGGGCAGCCCAACACGGCGCTGCTCTCGCTGGTGCTCATGGCCGGCACCTTCTTCATCGCCTTCTTCCTGCGCAAGTTCAAGAACAGCCGGTTCTTCCCCGGACGG ATCCGGCGGCTCATCGGGGACTTTGGGGTGCCCATTGCCATCCTGGTGATGGTGCTGGTGGACTACAGCATCCAGGACACCTACACGCAG AAGCTGAGCGTGCCCAGCGGGTTCTCGGTGACGGCCCCGGACAAGCGGGGCTGGGTGATCAACCCCCTGGGCGAGAAGAGCGACTTCCCCGTCTGGATGATGGTGGCCAGCGGCCTCCCCGCCGTCCTCGTCTTCATCCTCATCTTCATGGAGACGCAGATCACCAC GCTGATCATCAGCAAGAAGGAGCGGATGCTGCAGAAGGGCTCTGGGTTCCACCTTGACCTCCTGCTCATCGTGGCCATGGGCGGCTTCTTCGCGCTCTTCGGGCTGCCGTGGCTCGCCGCGGCCACGGTGCGCTCCGTCACGCACGCCAACGCCCTCACCGTCATGAGCAAGGCTGTGGCGCCCGGGGACAAGCCCAAGATCCAGGAGGTGAAGGAGCAGCGGGTCACCGGGCTCCTGGTGGCCGTGCTCGTCG GCCTGTCCATCGTCATCGGGGACCTGCTGCGGCAGATCCCGCTGGCCGTGCTCTTCGGGATCTTCCTCTACATGGGCGTCACCTCCCTCAACGGCATCCAGTTCTACGAGcgcctgcagctgctgctgatgCCCCCCAAGCACCACCCCGACGTCACCTACGTCAAAAAG GTGCGCACACTGCGCATGCACCTCTTCACCGGGCTGCAGCTGGCGTGTCTGGCCGTGCTCTGGGCCGTCATGTCCACAGTGGCCTCCCTGGCCTTCCCCTTCATCCTCATCCTCACGGTGCCACTCCGCATGTGCCTGCTCAGCCGCATCTTCACCGACCGTGAGATGAAGTGT CTGGACGCAGACGAAGCTGAGCCCATCTTCGACGAGCGGGAAGGTGTGGACGAGTACAACGAAATGCCGATGCCGGTGTGA